Proteins found in one Cetobacterium somerae genomic segment:
- a CDS encoding helix-turn-helix domain-containing protein, with the protein MNQNIIYKLEDLIKNNNKTLFYEYLKILNLYKFFIESVQEFVLEDQLEIITFFHEKALNKNFNIYDILNKKESSIFITNKTKEKNFKLALEYYQNRTLYSLDSCQSIDAIKKTNKYTYSVIDFLVKNTSLISNVYDFNKEMFQEKLEYFSSDKEFYEIYSDKYCDIILIKKNFFQEFNPSLFSSFGLTLRFCELGQIGFKKDTIILNENEALVTNGISLGQYKVLTNEINYLTIHIKDKFLKDFNIKDINYSMKKLPWKIEKKSSLLFETLNTLKNNKILILNFLTKIMLELLNEKNSLDFKVLSENNIIKITKFIDNNLDNPSLSINYLQNIFGFNKNILIQLFKKNYNICPSKYIINKKLEYASTLLIETELSVTEIASKLNFSNSSKFSLNFKGKFLYTPLQFRKKYKELK; encoded by the coding sequence ATGAATCAAAATATTATTTACAAATTAGAGGATTTAATAAAAAATAATAATAAAACTCTTTTTTATGAATATTTAAAAATTCTTAATCTATATAAATTTTTTATCGAAAGTGTTCAAGAATTTGTTTTAGAAGATCAATTAGAAATAATTACATTTTTTCATGAAAAAGCTTTAAATAAAAATTTTAATATTTATGATATTTTAAATAAAAAAGAATCTTCAATTTTTATAACTAATAAAACAAAAGAAAAAAACTTTAAGCTAGCTTTAGAATATTATCAAAATAGAACCCTTTATTCTTTAGATTCATGTCAAAGTATAGATGCAATCAAGAAAACCAATAAATATACGTATTCTGTTATTGATTTTTTAGTTAAAAATACTTCTTTAATATCTAATGTTTATGATTTTAATAAAGAGATGTTCCAAGAAAAATTAGAATATTTTTCTTCTGATAAAGAATTTTATGAAATATACTCTGATAAATATTGTGATATTATTTTAATTAAAAAAAATTTTTTTCAAGAATTTAATCCTTCTTTATTTTCTAGTTTTGGTTTAACTTTAAGATTTTGCGAATTAGGACAAATAGGTTTTAAAAAAGATACTATAATATTAAATGAAAATGAAGCCCTTGTAACAAATGGAATATCTTTAGGTCAATATAAAGTATTAACAAACGAAATTAACTATCTTACTATACACATAAAAGATAAATTTCTTAAAGATTTTAATATAAAAGATATTAATTATTCTATGAAAAAACTACCTTGGAAAATTGAAAAAAAATCTTCCTTACTTTTTGAAACTTTAAATACTTTAAAAAATAATAAAATTCTCATTTTAAATTTTCTAACAAAAATAATGCTTGAGCTTTTAAATGAAAAAAATAGCTTAGATTTTAAAGTACTTTCTGAAAATAATATTATAAAAATAACTAAATTCATTGATAATAATCTTGATAATCCTAGTTTGTCAATAAACTACTTACAAAATATATTTGGTTTTAATAAAAATATTTTAATTCAACTTTTCAAAAAAAATTACAATATTTGTCCATCTAAGTATATTATAAATAAAAAGCTTGAATATGCCTCTACTCTTCTTATAGAAACTGAATTATCTGTAACAGAAATTGCATCTAAATTAAATTTTTCAAATTCTAGTAAATTTTCCTTAAATTTTAAAGGTAAATTTTTATATACGCCTTTACAATTTAGAAAAAAATATAAAGAACTTAAGTAA
- the glsA gene encoding glutaminase A codes for MKSFLEGVINRNKYMCELGKVADYIPGLSTADKNHLGICIIDTSEESVIAGDADVKFTLQSISKPLTLMLALLDRGEKYVFSKVGMEPSGDAFNSIRKLETGRMRKPFNPMINAGAIEVCSMIKGKDSNEKFDRVLNFIKLISENNDLKVNEEIYRGEKETGNKNRSMAYFLKGEGLIAGDVEDVLDIYFKQCSIEVTAIDLAKIGLFLARGGILKNGDRIVSEHIATIAKTLMTTCGMYDGSGEFAIKVGVPSKSGVGGGILSVVPGKMGIGVFGPSLDLKGNSIGGIAVLEEIAENFKFSIFN; via the coding sequence ATGAAAAGTTTTTTAGAAGGTGTTATTAATAGAAACAAATATATGTGTGAACTCGGAAAAGTAGCTGATTATATTCCTGGTTTATCTACGGCTGATAAAAATCACCTAGGTATATGTATAATAGATACATCTGAAGAAAGTGTTATAGCAGGAGATGCTGATGTTAAATTTACTCTTCAAAGTATTTCAAAACCTTTAACTCTAATGTTAGCTCTACTTGATAGAGGAGAAAAATATGTTTTTTCTAAAGTAGGAATGGAACCTAGTGGTGATGCTTTTAATTCCATTCGAAAATTAGAAACTGGCAGAATGAGAAAGCCATTTAATCCCATGATTAATGCTGGTGCTATTGAAGTATGTTCTATGATAAAAGGAAAAGATAGTAATGAAAAATTTGATAGAGTTCTAAATTTTATTAAACTAATATCTGAAAATAATGATTTAAAAGTTAATGAAGAAATTTATAGAGGTGAAAAAGAAACTGGAAATAAAAATCGTTCTATGGCTTATTTTTTAAAAGGTGAAGGACTTATTGCTGGAGATGTTGAAGATGTTTTAGACATTTATTTTAAGCAGTGTTCTATTGAAGTTACTGCTATTGATTTAGCTAAAATTGGATTGTTTTTAGCTAGAGGAGGCATTCTAAAAAATGGAGATCGAATAGTTAGTGAACACATTGCTACTATTGCTAAAACACTTATGACAACTTGTGGAATGTACGATGGTTCTGGAGAATTCGCAATAAAAGTTGGTGTTCCTTCAAAATCTGGTGTGGGTGGAGGAATTTTATCTGTTGTTCCTGGAAAAATGGGAATTGGAGTTTTTGGTCCATCTTTAGATCTTAAAGGTAATTCTATCGGTGGAATTGCTGTTCTTGAAGAAATCGCAGAAAATTTTAAATTTAGTATTTTTAATTAA
- a CDS encoding aromatic acid exporter family protein: MFKYFDHKVIKTALASFLSYYLADYFGIKYGLTASIIAIISIQATKSDSIKITIERFFAVILGMSLFILLSSFLGYHYITLGIFILLFMPLCIKFRIVQGFLVTTVLATHILSEKSISLDFLLNEFYVLILGLSVGNILNLYMPTNSKTIDLIKMKVDLILKQILSDISESLKCSCVSVNEDKNFKSLKATIEEGRKFSLLDYDNSLFDKCNENLNFFSMRRRQYRILTRMRTCFKRLYITHEYSLIIADFISKVSENVEVDKKTTPLIKEHKELKELFSNFPLPKTRAEFENRATLFQLLQEMEEFLNAKIEFKKDYDN, encoded by the coding sequence ATGTTTAAATATTTTGATCATAAAGTTATAAAAACAGCTCTAGCTTCTTTTTTATCTTATTATCTTGCTGATTATTTTGGCATAAAATATGGCCTTACTGCGAGTATTATCGCTATTATTTCCATTCAAGCAACTAAAAGTGATAGTATAAAAATTACAATCGAGCGGTTTTTTGCAGTTATCTTAGGAATGTCTCTTTTTATATTATTATCATCATTTTTAGGATACCATTATATCACCTTAGGAATTTTTATTCTTCTTTTTATGCCATTATGCATCAAATTTAGAATTGTTCAAGGTTTTTTAGTTACTACTGTATTAGCCACACATATTCTAAGTGAAAAATCAATCTCTTTAGATTTTTTACTTAATGAATTTTATGTTTTAATTTTAGGACTATCTGTTGGAAATATTTTAAATCTTTATATGCCAACTAATTCTAAAACAATCGATTTAATTAAAATGAAAGTCGATTTAATTTTAAAGCAAATTCTTTCTGATATTTCTGAAAGTTTAAAATGTAGTTGTGTATCTGTAAATGAAGATAAAAATTTTAAATCTTTAAAAGCTACTATAGAAGAAGGACGTAAATTTTCTTTATTAGACTATGATAATTCCTTATTTGATAAATGTAATGAAAATTTAAACTTTTTCTCTATGAGAAGAAGACAATATAGAATTTTAACTAGAATGAGAACATGCTTTAAAAGATTATACATTACTCATGAATATAGTCTAATTATTGCTGATTTCATTAGTAAAGTTTCAGAAAATGTTGAAGTTGATAAAAAAACTACTCCATTAATTAAAGAGCATAAAGAATTAAAAGAATTATTTTCAAACTTTCCTCTTCCTAAAACCAGAGCAGAATTTGAAAATAGAGCCACTTTATTTCAACTTTTACAAGAAATGGAAGAATTTCTTAATGCTAAAATTGAATTTAAAAAAGATTATGATAATTAA
- the moaA gene encoding GTP 3',8-cyclase MoaA, with translation MLDKNKRQINYLRLSITDHCNLRCQYCLPEKDTNFYNNCDLLSSKEIEKIVRAFSLIGIKKIRITGGEPLVRKDFNEILEKINHIKGIEKIAITTNGFQLLENLDLFKKNGLNRINISLDSLNAKKYNEITRGGDFDKIFKTIKEATLKNFEKIRLNVVIMEGINDNEILDFVNLTKYLDIGVRFIEIMPIGEGKKFTSVKNSDILNLIKKHYLLEKNSNLSTDGPASYYKVSGFIGEVGFISPLSNRFCDSCNRVRVTSNGFLKLCLHYNKGIDLMPYLKDETSVETLAMIIEKAIYDKKPKEHHMNNSENINDIESKGMNKIGG, from the coding sequence ATGTTAGATAAAAATAAAAGACAAATAAATTACTTAAGATTGTCTATAACAGATCATTGTAACTTAAGATGTCAGTATTGTCTTCCTGAAAAAGATACAAACTTTTATAATAATTGTGATCTATTAAGTAGTAAGGAGATAGAAAAAATTGTTAGAGCTTTTTCTTTAATTGGTATAAAAAAAATTAGAATAACAGGTGGCGAACCTTTAGTTAGAAAAGATTTTAATGAAATTTTGGAAAAAATAAATCATATTAAAGGAATTGAAAAAATCGCTATCACTACAAATGGATTTCAACTTTTGGAAAATTTAGATTTATTTAAAAAAAATGGATTAAATAGAATTAATATAAGTTTAGATAGTTTAAATGCTAAAAAATATAATGAAATTACTCGTGGCGGTGATTTTGATAAAATTTTTAAAACTATTAAAGAAGCAACTTTAAAAAATTTTGAAAAAATACGTTTAAATGTTGTTATCATGGAAGGTATCAATGATAATGAAATTTTAGACTTTGTCAATTTAACTAAATATTTAGATATTGGTGTACGTTTTATTGAAATAATGCCAATTGGAGAAGGTAAAAAATTTACTTCTGTTAAGAATTCAGACATTTTAAATCTTATAAAAAAACATTATTTATTAGAAAAAAATTCGAATCTCTCTACTGACGGACCTGCTTCTTATTATAAAGTTTCTGGATTTATAGGAGAGGTTGGTTTCATTAGTCCTCTTTCAAATAGATTCTGTGATAGTTGTAATCGAGTTAGAGTAACTTCTAACGGATTTTTAAAACTATGCTTACATTATAATAAAGGAATTGATTTAATGCCATATTTAAAAGATGAGACTTCTGTAGAAACTTTAGCGATGATTATTGAGAAAGCTATCTACGATAAAAAACCAAAAGAACATCACATGAATAATAGTGAGAATATCAACGATATAGAATCAAAGGGTATGAACAAAATAGGAGGATAA
- a CDS encoding copper homeostasis protein CutC: MTLEACVGSYSEAITAISKGANRVELCENLFEGGTTPSYGTIKKIRELAIPAFVMIRPRGGDFCYSQAEIEIMKEDIKVCKELGVLGVVFGVLTKDNKIDYPLLKELVELSKPMSITFHKAIDEIENPENEILKLAEIGIDRILTSGKKATAFEGAELLNKFIKIAQDKIKIIVCGGVTSDNFEEINKLIPSTEYHGKKIV; encoded by the coding sequence ATAACATTAGAAGCTTGCGTTGGTTCATATTCTGAAGCTATTACTGCCATAAGTAAAGGAGCTAATAGAGTTGAGCTTTGCGAAAATCTATTTGAAGGTGGAACAACTCCATCTTATGGAACTATTAAAAAAATTAGAGAACTTGCTATTCCTGCTTTTGTAATGATTAGACCTAGAGGTGGAGATTTCTGCTATTCTCAAGCTGAAATTGAAATTATGAAAGAGGATATTAAGGTTTGTAAAGAGCTTGGTGTACTTGGAGTTGTTTTTGGCGTTTTAACAAAAGATAATAAAATTGATTATCCTCTTTTAAAAGAGCTTGTTGAACTTTCAAAGCCAATGAGCATAACTTTCCATAAAGCTATTGACGAAATCGAAAATCCAGAAAATGAAATATTGAAACTAGCAGAAATTGGAATAGATCGAATTTTAACCTCTGGTAAAAAAGCTACTGCCTTTGAAGGAGCTGAACTTTTAAATAAATTTATTAAAATTGCTCAAGATAAAATAAAAATTATCGTATGTGGTGGAGTAACATCTGATAATTTTGAAGAAATTAATAAATTAATTCCTAGTACAGAATATCACGGTAAAAAAATAGTTTAG
- a CDS encoding flavocytochrome c: MKFFNKKYISLFTSLLLMTTLAQGKEFISSAKGYNGDIKVKVDIVNNEIKNISILEEKESDFTKDGMNSIITDIIETQSVKVDNVAGATSTSVGLKRAVDRAIKESKAKLTPKEKKVIVYNDVTTDVVIIGGGGAGLSAAIAAKDKGSNVILVEKAAILGGNTNYATGGLNAAETSIQKNKGIKDSVEIFIDDTMKGGKNTNNKTLVEKMANSSAEIVDWLIEKGADLTDLGRMGGQSVDRTHRPTGGAPVGPNMIAALSKTAKESGVDIKLSTFAESIIYDGEAVKGIVVKAPNGQKYNINSKAVVIATGGFGANSDLIVENVASLKGFGTTNHKGATGDGIIMTKPLNVDLVDMEQIQTHPTVIPTNSVMITEAVRGNGAILVNRDGKRFINELDTRDVVSKAELNQKGGSAYLMFDENVKKSLKAIDSYDKKGYLTKGNTIEELAKNLNIPSNELEKTFSKYNESVKAGVDSEFNRQSLPTLLSQGPFYSVEVAPAVHHTMGGIKINENAEVLSNGKPIKGLYAAGEVTGGIHGSNRLGGNAVVDITVFGKIAGENASYFSK; encoded by the coding sequence ATGAAATTTTTTAACAAAAAGTATATAAGTCTTTTTACTTCTTTACTTTTAATGACAACTTTAGCTCAAGGAAAAGAATTTATTTCTTCTGCCAAAGGATATAATGGTGATATTAAAGTAAAAGTTGATATTGTAAATAATGAGATTAAAAATATCAGCATTTTGGAAGAAAAAGAAAGTGATTTTACAAAAGATGGTATGAATTCTATCATCACTGATATTATTGAAACTCAATCTGTTAAAGTAGATAATGTTGCAGGTGCTACTTCTACTAGTGTTGGATTAAAAAGAGCTGTAGATAGAGCTATTAAAGAATCTAAAGCAAAATTAACTCCAAAAGAAAAAAAGGTTATAGTTTATAACGATGTGACAACAGATGTTGTTATTATTGGTGGAGGTGGAGCAGGTCTTTCTGCTGCTATTGCTGCTAAAGATAAGGGCTCAAATGTTATATTAGTTGAGAAAGCAGCTATTCTTGGAGGAAATACTAATTATGCCACGGGTGGACTTAATGCTGCTGAAACTTCTATCCAAAAAAATAAAGGTATTAAAGATTCTGTTGAAATTTTTATAGATGATACTATGAAAGGTGGAAAAAATACAAATAATAAAACTTTAGTTGAAAAAATGGCTAATTCTTCTGCTGAAATTGTAGACTGGCTAATAGAAAAAGGCGCTGATTTAACTGATCTTGGAAGAATGGGTGGACAAAGTGTAGATAGAACACATAGACCTACTGGGGGAGCTCCTGTTGGACCAAATATGATTGCAGCTCTTTCTAAAACTGCAAAAGAATCAGGAGTTGATATTAAATTATCAACTTTTGCTGAATCTATCATTTATGATGGTGAAGCCGTTAAAGGAATTGTTGTTAAAGCTCCAAATGGACAAAAATATAATATAAATTCTAAAGCAGTTGTTATTGCAACTGGTGGTTTTGGAGCTAACTCAGATTTAATTGTTGAAAATGTTGCTTCTTTAAAAGGATTTGGAACTACTAATCACAAAGGTGCTACTGGTGATGGAATAATTATGACTAAGCCTCTTAACGTTGATTTAGTTGATATGGAACAAATTCAAACACACCCAACAGTTATTCCTACTAATAGTGTTATGATTACTGAAGCTGTTAGAGGTAATGGAGCTATTCTTGTTAATAGAGATGGTAAAAGATTTATTAATGAGTTAGATACTAGAGATGTTGTTTCTAAAGCAGAACTTAATCAAAAAGGTGGAAGTGCATACCTTATGTTTGATGAAAATGTTAAAAAGAGTTTAAAAGCTATAGATAGTTATGATAAAAAAGGATATTTGACTAAAGGGAATACAATTGAAGAACTCGCTAAAAATTTAAATATCCCTTCTAACGAGTTAGAGAAAACTTTCTCAAAGTATAACGAAAGTGTTAAAGCTGGTGTTGATTCTGAATTTAATAGACAAAGTTTACCAACTTTATTATCACAAGGTCCTTTTTATAGTGTAGAAGTTGCTCCTGCTGTTCATCACACTATGGGGGGAATCAAAATAAATGAAAATGCTGAGGTTTTATCTAATGGAAAGCCTATAAAAGGTCTTTATGCTGCTGGTGAAGTTACTGGTGGAATACACGGTTCTAATAGATTAGGTGGAAATGCCGTTGTTGATATAACTGTTTTTGGTAAAATCGCTGGAGAAAATGCAAGCTATTTTTCTAAATAA
- a CDS encoding AbgT family transporter yields MSTKSATKKMSFFERFLNFVEVTGNKLPHPVAMFFGFFVITIIFSMILSYTGVSVNYKEISRTTGQVIEKTTYVQNLLTRSGIRGIFGSTVKNFTGHAALGSIVVAMLGVGLAEGTGLLNSIIKKIVISTPKQLVSAIVVFAGVMSNIASDAGYVVLIPLGAVIFLSFGRHPLAGIAAAFAGVSGGFSANLLIGTTDPLLGGITTSAAQIVLPGYSVTPTANFFFMFASTFFITAVGAWITDKVVEPRLGDYNGPKVDINLNDQISPEEKKGLRAAGLATIGFIILVLLMVIPENAIFRLTPEEITKFIAENNREPGTMEILKPFFSDSIVYILMLAFFIPGLAYGVAAKTVKSHKDVIKSMTKAMASCGQVLVIIFVSAQFVYVFSKSNIGIVIAVKLADVLKDLGISGIWAAVGLIFLTAFVNLFIGGASSKWLMLSPVFIPMFVELGLTPEYTQLAYRIGDSTTNIISPLMSYFPIIVGFASKYEEKEGSMGIGTIIAMMLPYSLVFLIGWSIMFIAWTYLGLPIGPGVSMFM; encoded by the coding sequence ATGTCTACAAAATCTGCAACAAAAAAAATGAGCTTTTTTGAGAGATTCTTAAACTTTGTTGAAGTTACAGGAAATAAGTTACCTCACCCAGTTGCCATGTTCTTTGGTTTCTTTGTGATAACTATTATATTTTCTATGATACTTTCTTACACTGGTGTTTCTGTAAACTATAAAGAAATCTCAAGAACTACCGGACAAGTTATTGAAAAAACAACTTATGTTCAAAATCTTTTAACTAGAAGCGGTATTAGAGGAATTTTCGGTTCAACAGTTAAAAACTTTACAGGGCATGCGGCATTAGGGTCAATTGTTGTTGCTATGCTTGGAGTTGGTTTAGCTGAGGGAACTGGATTACTAAATTCTATAATTAAAAAAATTGTTATTTCAACTCCTAAACAACTAGTTTCAGCTATTGTTGTTTTTGCTGGAGTTATGTCAAATATTGCATCAGATGCTGGGTACGTTGTTTTAATTCCCCTTGGAGCAGTAATTTTCTTATCTTTTGGAAGACATCCACTTGCTGGTATTGCAGCTGCTTTCGCTGGAGTTTCTGGTGGATTCTCTGCTAACCTTTTAATCGGTACTACTGATCCATTACTTGGTGGAATTACAACATCTGCAGCACAAATTGTTTTACCTGGATATTCTGTTACTCCAACTGCAAACTTCTTCTTTATGTTTGCTTCTACTTTCTTTATAACAGCTGTTGGAGCTTGGATAACAGATAAAGTTGTTGAACCTAGATTAGGAGACTATAATGGTCCTAAAGTTGATATTAACTTAAACGATCAAATTAGTCCTGAAGAGAAAAAAGGATTAAGAGCTGCTGGATTAGCTACAATCGGATTTATTATTTTAGTTTTACTTATGGTTATTCCTGAAAATGCTATTTTTAGATTAACTCCTGAAGAAATTACAAAGTTTATAGCTGAAAATAATAGAGAACCTGGAACTATGGAAATTTTAAAACCTTTCTTTAGTGATTCTATTGTTTACATTCTTATGTTGGCATTCTTTATTCCTGGACTTGCTTATGGTGTTGCGGCAAAAACTGTAAAATCACACAAAGATGTTATCAAGTCAATGACTAAAGCAATGGCTTCTTGTGGACAAGTTTTAGTTATTATCTTTGTTTCTGCTCAATTCGTATATGTTTTCTCTAAATCAAATATAGGAATTGTTATTGCTGTTAAATTAGCTGATGTTTTAAAAGATCTTGGAATATCTGGAATTTGGGCAGCTGTAGGATTAATATTCTTAACTGCATTTGTTAACTTATTTATTGGTGGAGCTTCTTCTAAGTGGTTAATGCTTTCTCCTGTTTTCATACCTATGTTCGTTGAATTGGGATTAACTCCTGAGTATACTCAATTAGCATATAGAATTGGAGATTCGACTACTAATATAATTTCTCCTCTAATGTCGTATTTCCCTATCATAGTTGGATTTGCATCTAAATATGAGGAAAAAGAAGGATCTATGGGAATTGGAACTATCATTGCAATGATGCTTCCATATTCATTAGTTTTCTTAATTGGATGGTCAATTATGTTTATTGCATGGACTTACTTAGGATTACCTATTGGACCTGGAGTTAGCATGTTTATGTAA
- a CDS encoding MBL fold metallo-hydrolase: MEFKFKFLGKTCWFLEVDKKFKIGCNPSFILKKNSDVKLVSPMDDSFKNIKLWLITECNPDSFDEEGVKVIEDEAKIISRKECGKYLRDKKNANIYFVDWFKKIDLEIKGYKIVIEVIPTYKGGGFLSNPILGKANGYLVTIIDKLGKVKRIYVTGETIYQENIIKTLIYYPIDIMIANIGHIKNSYFGGEKSMDLVMLNSFIRTLNPTEVITIFSKGESSRKEMKKYIDLIEVGEEKDI, translated from the coding sequence ATGGAGTTTAAATTTAAATTTTTAGGTAAAACTTGTTGGTTTTTAGAAGTTGACAAAAAATTTAAAATCGGTTGTAATCCATCATTTATTTTAAAAAAAAATAGTGATGTTAAATTAGTCTCTCCTATGGATGATTCTTTTAAAAATATAAAGCTTTGGTTAATTACAGAGTGTAATCCTGATTCTTTTGACGAAGAGGGAGTTAAGGTTATAGAAGATGAAGCTAAGATTATTTCAAGGAAAGAGTGTGGAAAATATTTACGAGATAAAAAAAATGCAAATATCTATTTCGTAGATTGGTTTAAAAAAATAGACCTAGAGATAAAAGGTTATAAAATAGTAATTGAGGTCATTCCAACATATAAAGGAGGAGGGTTTTTATCAAATCCAATATTAGGAAAAGCGAATGGGTATCTTGTAACTATAATAGATAAACTTGGTAAAGTAAAAAGAATTTATGTAACAGGAGAAACAATTTATCAAGAGAATATAATAAAAACATTGATATATTATCCTATAGATATTATGATTGCAAATATAGGACATATAAAAAATAGCTATTTCGGTGGAGAAAAAAGTATGGATTTAGTTATGCTGAACAGCTTTATAAGAACATTGAATCCTACTGAAGTGATAACTATCTTTTCAAAAGGTGAAAGTTCTAGAAAAGAAATGAAAAAATATATAGATTTAATTGAAGTTGGAGAAGAAAAAGATATATAA
- a CDS encoding HAD-IA family hydrolase: MKNIVFDIGNVLLDFHPQEFLKGLGFEKNIEDRLYKLIFLSDEWKELDRGSIDYEIAEKIFKTKAPDLKKEISIVLDKWHEMLIPIEANVNLLKSLKDYGYNIYYLSNFQKDVYEKMYNKHDFLRIGNGGVISYQVNTLKPDHFIYAILLSKYNLDPSETLFIDDNFDNIEEAKKIGFHSVLFTNCDELKNSIKPLL, encoded by the coding sequence ATGAAAAATATAGTATTTGATATTGGTAATGTTCTGCTAGATTTTCATCCACAAGAATTTTTAAAAGGATTAGGATTTGAAAAAAATATTGAAGATAGGTTATACAAATTAATTTTTTTAAGCGACGAATGGAAAGAGTTAGATCGTGGTTCTATCGACTATGAAATTGCTGAAAAGATTTTTAAGACAAAAGCTCCTGATTTAAAAAAAGAGATATCTATTGTTCTTGATAAGTGGCACGAAATGCTTATTCCTATTGAAGCAAATGTTAATCTCTTAAAATCATTAAAAGATTATGGATATAATATTTATTATCTTTCTAACTTTCAAAAAGATGTTTATGAGAAAATGTATAATAAGCATGATTTTTTAAGAATTGGGAATGGTGGCGTTATTTCATATCAAGTTAATACTTTAAAACCTGATCATTTTATATATGCAATTCTTCTTTCAAAATATAATTTAGATCCTAGTGAAACACTATTTATAGATGATAATTTCGATAATATTGAAGAAGCTAAAAAAATAGGTTTTCATAGTGTATTATTTACAAATTGTGATGAACTTAAAAATTCGATTAAACCACTACTTTAA
- a CDS encoding AbrB family transcriptional regulator has product MEFLITIIVAIVGGKIGLKLKIPAGAMIGSMVLVSIFNLFSGKAIMPQEYKILTQIATGAFIGARIEKKDILGLREVLKPAILIVSCMALMNFILGYILYKNSSLDLATALFSTAPGGMMDMTLIAHELNADSAKVVMFQLIRLISVIGVIPIFLKKIIRKKGEAEVVKTYEKSKSDKKNSLENIILTIVVGIVIGYIGYLSKVPAGALSFSMIGVGIFNIFLNRGVMPIPLRQLIQMFGGALIGTKVSLKDVLEMGQLLHLVVIVIIGFLFMNIIIGLIVYKSSNFNIATSLFSAAPGGVSDISIIASEMGADTPKVAIIQLMRLVSIVSFYPILIQIIVKIIK; this is encoded by the coding sequence ATGGAGTTTTTAATAACTATAATTGTAGCTATAGTTGGAGGGAAAATTGGTTTAAAATTAAAAATACCAGCAGGAGCTATGATTGGATCTATGGTTTTGGTTTCGATTTTTAATTTATTTTCAGGTAAGGCTATAATGCCACAAGAATATAAGATATTGACACAAATAGCTACAGGAGCATTTATTGGTGCAAGAATAGAAAAGAAGGATATTTTAGGATTAAGAGAGGTATTAAAGCCAGCAATACTAATAGTTAGTTGTATGGCATTAATGAATTTTATTTTAGGGTATATACTTTACAAGAATTCATCATTGGATTTAGCAACAGCATTATTTTCAACTGCTCCCGGTGGTATGATGGATATGACACTTATTGCTCATGAGTTAAATGCTGATTCAGCTAAAGTTGTAATGTTTCAACTAATTAGATTAATATCTGTAATAGGAGTTATCCCTATTTTTTTAAAGAAAATAATAAGAAAAAAAGGAGAGGCTGAAGTAGTAAAAACTTATGAAAAAAGTAAATCTGATAAGAAAAATAGTTTAGAGAATATAATTTTAACAATAGTTGTTGGAATTGTAATAGGATATATAGGGTATTTATCAAAAGTACCAGCAGGAGCCTTGAGTTTTTCTATGATTGGAGTTGGAATATTTAATATTTTTTTGAATAGAGGAGTTATGCCAATTCCTTTGAGACAATTAATTCAGATGTTTGGAGGAGCTTTGATAGGAACTAAAGTATCTTTAAAAGATGTTTTAGAAATGGGACAGTTGTTACATTTGGTTGTTATTGTTATTATAGGATTTTTATTTATGAATATTATTATTGGCTTAATAGTTTATAAATCAAGTAACTTTAATATAGCAACGTCTCTTTTTTCAGCAGCACCAGGAGGAGTATCAGATATTTCTATTATTGCAAGTGAAATGGGAGCGGATACTCCAAAAGTTGCGATTATCCAATTAATGAGATTGGTATCAATTGTAAGTTTTTATCCTATATTAATTCAAATTATTGTAAAAATAATAAAATAA